One genomic region from Candidatus Bathyarchaeia archaeon encodes:
- a CDS encoding ERCC4 domain-containing protein has translation MANEFKPTVFADVRESMDVKDHLKELGCDVVEKALAPADYVVAEDYAVERKELHDFFRSVFDGRLFEQAERLAKTYENACLIVEGDFVNAVKYVRTPQAFWGALSKVMADHGISVVFTPNEAHTAMFLCALAKKLQEEERRKIAVKHKPKTYTLRQRQLLAVQSLPKIGPERAEELLRRFGSVRRVFQASKRELLSVKGLGEKTVQAIIEVLDTKYPGLEQ, from the coding sequence ATGGCGAACGAGTTTAAGCCAACAGTTTTCGCCGACGTCCGCGAAAGCATGGACGTGAAAGACCATTTGAAGGAGCTTGGCTGCGATGTTGTGGAGAAGGCTTTGGCTCCAGCGGACTATGTGGTGGCTGAAGACTACGCCGTTGAAAGGAAAGAGCTCCATGATTTTTTCCGCTCGGTCTTTGACGGTAGGCTTTTCGAGCAGGCTGAAAGGCTTGCAAAAACCTATGAAAACGCCTGCCTCATTGTTGAGGGAGACTTTGTCAACGCTGTAAAGTATGTTCGCACTCCGCAAGCTTTCTGGGGAGCACTTTCAAAGGTTATGGCTGACCATGGCATATCAGTGGTGTTCACCCCCAACGAGGCGCACACTGCTATGTTCCTATGCGCTCTAGCCAAAAAACTGCAAGAAGAGGAAAGACGGAAGATAGCCGTTAAGCACAAGCCTAAAACCTACACGTTGAGGCAGAGGCAACTCCTTGCAGTGCAAAGTCTGCCAAAGATAGGTCCAGAACGGGCAGAAGAACTTTTAAGACGTTTTGGAAGTGTGCGCCGCGTTTTCCAAGCCTCAAAAAGGGAACTGCTATCCGTTAAGGGTTTAGGCGAGAAGACTGTTCAAGCCATAATCGAGGTTTTAGACACAAAATATCCAGGCTTAGAACAGTAA
- a CDS encoding ATP-dependent DNA helicase, with protein sequence MTRTTAHQAAVEKEAAKGEEGFEDLVKEFFPYQSFRPFQIKAIKFAYQVIKDGKIGLLCSPCGTGKSISVLTAFFVAKGQNPSIGRLIALTRTKNQLEIYSRELKNIKDHSGVGFAASIFKSKKEMCPHTFEDPKLRDIAYRDFLYYCKGLKEGLFGKTCEYYERTYNGWKPSWQAYNLVGKIKKIGPLLPEETYEICHDAGLCPYEVTKILTRYADIVIGNYNYILVDAIRGSILGKAGIRTKAINCVFDEAHSLPYYASGISSEELSSRSVRRAYKEVKNFDIDDLGFLEALYTVMVNFGKKVYRNYGLDVEHIIGEEELTRALAEKLKVNHEKLGEILQELADKGEQIRVKRSEMGKSPVSYLSRCVEFLSNWMSLTGSSHVRYVKVEADREQKKRVRLGIRCLDPSLAAGIINELRSTILMSGTLWNMDYYIDVLGLDRSRCQSLELPNPFPSENRLLLVDEAVTTKFEKRNEIQWKRIAAHLSQIIQKVGGRVAVYFPSYEVMQEIAQIVKLEQPLLIEERRTKILDVLKFLQENGSCVVFGVARGKISEGVDMTMEGKSLLSAVVIVGLPFPKKTELQAALYKYFKEKFGAKAIEYANNMPCLNALAQSAGRLLRSPEDRGIIILMDRRAAGKFKRKLPVEWQNEMKAHLHIEKILERIEQFNN encoded by the coding sequence TTGACAAGGACAACTGCGCACCAAGCCGCGGTGGAAAAGGAAGCTGCTAAGGGTGAGGAAGGCTTTGAGGATTTGGTTAAGGAGTTCTTCCCGTATCAGAGTTTTCGTCCATTCCAGATTAAAGCCATAAAATTTGCCTACCAAGTGATTAAAGACGGAAAAATCGGTTTGCTCTGCTCTCCCTGTGGCACTGGAAAATCCATCTCTGTTTTAACAGCTTTTTTCGTGGCTAAAGGACAAAATCCATCCATTGGAAGGCTTATAGCCCTAACTAGGACGAAAAATCAGCTTGAAATCTACTCAAGAGAGCTGAAAAACATAAAAGATCATAGTGGCGTAGGCTTTGCTGCATCAATTTTCAAAAGCAAGAAGGAAATGTGCCCCCACACCTTCGAAGACCCCAAGCTCAGGGACATAGCCTACCGAGACTTCCTCTACTATTGCAAGGGATTGAAGGAAGGCTTGTTCGGCAAAACATGCGAATACTATGAAAGAACATATAATGGTTGGAAGCCAAGCTGGCAAGCCTACAATCTGGTGGGCAAGATAAAGAAGATTGGACCCCTCCTTCCAGAAGAGACCTATGAAATATGCCATGACGCTGGTTTATGCCCCTACGAAGTTACAAAGATTCTGACGCGTTACGCCGACATCGTCATAGGCAATTACAACTACATCTTGGTGGACGCCATACGCGGCTCAATTTTAGGAAAGGCTGGAATACGCACAAAAGCCATTAACTGCGTCTTCGATGAGGCGCATAGCCTACCATACTACGCAAGCGGCATATCTTCAGAAGAGCTTTCATCAAGATCTGTTAGAAGAGCTTACAAAGAGGTAAAAAACTTTGACATTGACGATTTGGGCTTTTTGGAAGCCTTATACACAGTCATGGTGAATTTTGGGAAAAAGGTTTATAGAAACTATGGATTGGATGTCGAACACATAATTGGTGAAGAAGAGCTAACCAGAGCATTAGCCGAGAAACTCAAAGTCAACCATGAAAAACTGGGCGAGATACTGCAAGAACTGGCTGATAAAGGCGAACAAATCCGCGTCAAAAGAAGCGAGATGGGAAAAAGCCCAGTATCATATCTTTCACGTTGTGTGGAGTTTCTCTCCAATTGGATGAGTTTGACTGGTTCAAGCCATGTGCGATATGTTAAGGTCGAAGCGGACAGAGAACAGAAAAAACGTGTTAGGCTTGGAATCAGATGCCTCGACCCCTCATTAGCGGCTGGCATAATCAATGAACTCCGCTCCACCATACTCATGTCAGGCACTTTATGGAACATGGATTACTACATTGATGTTTTGGGGCTCGACAGAAGTCGCTGTCAAAGTCTAGAACTTCCAAACCCCTTCCCATCAGAGAATAGACTTCTACTTGTGGATGAGGCGGTTACAACAAAGTTTGAAAAACGCAACGAAATACAATGGAAGCGTATAGCAGCCCACCTCAGCCAAATAATACAAAAGGTTGGTGGAAGAGTCGCCGTATACTTTCCATCATACGAGGTTATGCAGGAAATAGCCCAAATAGTTAAGCTGGAACAGCCACTGCTTATAGAAGAGAGGAGAACAAAAATTCTAGACGTTCTAAAGTTTTTACAAGAAAATGGAAGCTGCGTTGTTTTCGGCGTGGCAAGAGGCAAAATAAGCGAAGGCGTTGACATGACAATGGAGGGAAAAAGCCTACTTTCCGCAGTCGTCATTGTCGGGCTGCCATTTCCAAAGAAGACGGAGCTACAAGCAGCCCTATACAAGTATTTTAAAGAAAAGTTTGGAGCCAAAGCTATAGAATATGCCAACAACATGCCATGTTTAAACGCGCTAGCCCAGTCCGCTGGCAGACTCCTCCGCAGCCCAGAAGATAGGGGCATAATAATCCTTATGGATAGGCGTGCGGCTGGAAAATTCAAACGTAAGCTTCCGGTAGAGTGGCAAAACGAGATGAAGGCTCATTTACATATAGAAAAAATCCTCGAGAGAATAGAGCAATTTAATAATTAA
- the rsmA gene encoding 16S rRNA (adenine(1518)-N(6)/adenine(1519)-N(6))-dimethyltransferase RsmA, which translates to MSLIEEAKLLLRRYRIFPKRRLGQHFMVEPLIFQLLANYASLCKDDIVLDVGAGLGFLTRFLAERCGRVLAVELDNRLVKILHEQLKGLPNVVVIEGDVLKIPLPTFNKVVSIPPYGISSTLVQWLFSKKLDCAVMVFQKEFAKRLMAPIGSDDYGWLTVLAYYHFDVELLDDVPKSFFYPQPEIDSIIVRLKPKPQPPFRLRDEAFFTRLAQALFTQRNRKVRNAIKPFIRKECKVSEAAARVANSLPFHDRRVRELAPEDFGELANALAN; encoded by the coding sequence ATGAGCCTAATTGAAGAAGCGAAGCTCCTCCTTCGAAGGTATCGAATTTTTCCGAAAAGGCGCCTCGGGCAACACTTTATGGTTGAGCCGTTAATTTTTCAACTTCTAGCCAACTATGCCTCACTCTGCAAAGACGACATCGTTTTGGATGTTGGCGCTGGTCTGGGTTTTCTAACACGCTTTTTAGCCGAAAGGTGTGGAAGGGTTTTGGCTGTTGAGCTGGATAATAGGCTTGTTAAGATTTTGCATGAACAACTTAAAGGCTTGCCAAACGTTGTGGTTATCGAAGGCGACGTGCTTAAGATACCTCTCCCTACATTTAACAAGGTTGTTTCCATACCGCCCTACGGCATCTCTTCGACTCTAGTCCAATGGCTTTTCAGCAAGAAGCTCGACTGTGCAGTGATGGTTTTTCAAAAAGAGTTTGCCAAACGCCTCATGGCGCCTATTGGAAGCGATGACTATGGCTGGCTAACGGTTCTGGCATATTACCATTTTGACGTTGAGCTTTTAGACGATGTGCCGAAGAGCTTTTTCTATCCACAACCCGAAATAGACTCCATAATTGTCCGCCTAAAGCCGAAGCCGCAACCGCCTTTTAGGCTGAGGGATGAAGCCTTTTTCACAAGGCTTGCACAAGCCCTTTTTACACAGCGTAACAGAAAAGTTAGAAACGCCATCAAACCCTTCATAAGGAAAGAGTGCAAGGTTTCCGAAGCTGCCGCCAGAGTGGCTAACTCTCTCCCCTTTCATGACAGGCGCGTGCGGGAATTGGCGCCAGAAGACTTTGGTGAACTTGCAAATGCCCTCGCCAACTAA
- a CDS encoding 50S ribosomal protein L21e produces MRKSKGYRSKTRRLLRKNPRERGKLRLSKLLHEYQPGNSVVIKIDPSFQKGMPHRRYHGKVGKVVGVRGKSYIVSVTQGDAVKEIIVRPEHLEPYNGG; encoded by the coding sequence TTGAGGAAGTCAAAGGGATACAGGTCAAAAACACGGCGGCTCCTTAGGAAAAACCCTAGGGAAAGAGGCAAACTGCGGCTAAGCAAACTGCTCCATGAATACCAGCCCGGAAACAGCGTAGTCATAAAAATTGATCCAAGTTTCCAGAAGGGTATGCCTCATAGGCGGTATCATGGAAAGGTGGGCAAGGTTGTTGGTGTTCGTGGGAAAAGTTACATTGTGAGCGTTACACAAGGCGACGCTGTTAAGGAAATCATTGTTAGACCAGAGCATTTGGAGCCCTATAATGGTGGTTGA
- a CDS encoding Hsp20/alpha crystallin family protein, giving the protein MSDYSRRRRSIFDIIDEYFENLEAWAERVRETIMERPSWNCRTCTMEPLRDIMVTADEVIVTVDLPYTEQNTIEVKPIGKDTIEISAKMRRKISFDDFGITHHKGEFQRFHCQTRIPVPVYMDRMEIRFKRGILEIRLPRKHEYEIPIE; this is encoded by the coding sequence ATGTCGGACTACAGTCGAAGAAGACGCTCAATCTTTGACATAATAGACGAGTATTTTGAAAACCTTGAAGCTTGGGCTGAAAGAGTCCGAGAAACCATAATGGAGAGGCCCAGCTGGAACTGTAGGACATGCACCATGGAACCATTACGAGACATTATGGTGACAGCTGACGAAGTCATAGTAACCGTTGACCTTCCCTACACTGAGCAAAATACGATAGAGGTTAAACCCATAGGCAAAGACACCATTGAAATTTCGGCGAAAATGAGACGCAAAATAAGTTTTGACGACTTCGGCATAACCCATCATAAGGGCGAATTCCAAAGATTCCACTGTCAAACGCGAATTCCAGTGCCAGTTTACATGGACCGAATGGAAATCCGCTTCAAGAGAGGCATACTGGAAATTCGTTTGCCGAGAAAGCATGAGTATGAAATTCCAATAGAATGA
- a CDS encoding proteasome assembly chaperone family protein, whose protein sequence is MSEEIKIIERKEIPKGAVMIFGFPDVGLVGVIAASHLISELNLEEVAYMDSRLLPPVIVLHEGLPHSPIRIFGNHQILLAVSETALREDLIYPIMHALIDWGKTKGAKMMISLSGIPVQDRQDLDELKVFAAASSPEMLKEVQDKGLEILREGYMVGPQAVMLQYCATLGVPALTLLAQCFFNYPDPEAAAKALEQLANLTGVKVDVSRLLEKGEEIRLKARDMMKRTQQELAKMRKTQEYDIPLYIS, encoded by the coding sequence TTGAGTGAAGAAATCAAAATTATTGAGAGGAAGGAGATCCCAAAAGGGGCTGTTATGATTTTCGGCTTCCCAGATGTTGGACTTGTCGGCGTTATAGCGGCTTCCCACCTAATTTCGGAGCTAAATTTAGAGGAGGTTGCCTACATGGATTCGAGGCTTCTACCCCCAGTAATAGTCCTACACGAGGGACTACCCCACTCGCCCATAAGGATTTTTGGAAACCACCAAATCCTCTTGGCTGTTTCAGAAACAGCCCTAAGGGAAGACCTAATTTATCCAATAATGCATGCACTAATCGACTGGGGAAAAACCAAGGGGGCTAAAATGATGATTTCACTGAGCGGCATACCAGTTCAGGATAGGCAAGACCTTGACGAATTAAAGGTCTTTGCGGCGGCCTCAAGCCCTGAAATGCTGAAAGAGGTTCAAGATAAGGGATTGGAGATTTTGAGGGAAGGCTACATGGTTGGTCCCCAAGCAGTTATGCTCCAATATTGCGCCACACTTGGAGTACCAGCCCTAACGCTCTTGGCACAGTGCTTTTTCAACTACCCAGACCCAGAAGCCGCAGCCAAAGCATTAGAACAGCTGGCGAATCTAACGGGAGTCAAGGTGGATGTTTCAAGGCTTTTGGAAAAAGGTGAGGAAATACGCCTAAAGGCAAGAGACATGATGAAGAGAACACAGCAGGAACTGGCGAAAATGCGGAAGACACAGGAATACGACATACCATTATACATTTCATAG
- a CDS encoding RNA polymerase Rpb4 has translation MVVEMLEKAETEKVKEKSLTIPQVKKLLEELGEEKLDQFQRRVLDYASKFSKVDAETAEKLVEKLVKEFGLEEAEAVQIVNCMPGTVEELRVFLGGGRKIIEASKLEAMVKLLNEHRLK, from the coding sequence ATGGTGGTTGAAATGCTGGAAAAGGCTGAGACTGAAAAAGTTAAGGAGAAAAGCCTCACAATCCCGCAAGTCAAAAAGCTACTGGAGGAGCTTGGCGAGGAAAAATTGGACCAGTTCCAAAGACGTGTGCTTGACTATGCCTCAAAGTTTTCGAAGGTTGACGCCGAAACCGCTGAAAAGCTTGTGGAAAAACTTGTCAAAGAATTCGGTTTAGAAGAAGCGGAAGCTGTCCAAATAGTTAATTGTATGCCAGGCACCGTGGAAGAGCTTAGGGTTTTTCTTGGAGGCGGTCGCAAGATTATTGAAGCCTCTAAATTGGAAGCTATGGTTAAACTTTTAAATGAACATAGATTGAAATAG
- a CDS encoding DUF655 domain-containing protein, giving the protein MEKEKRYEEYAYVLDFLPHGRPGVRITGRAGYRAGALVQLVGEEFFTLLEALVKEGVTLKPHDRVYVGKEAREEITYIIGRIGYDELTSAAKMELPAVVSRIVLNREKWFVNFFNTAQAITPRMHALELIPGIGKKYMWQVINEREKKPFESFEDLQKRTEIPNPVKLLTKRILEELAGESKYRLFTRAR; this is encoded by the coding sequence ATGGAGAAGGAGAAACGCTACGAAGAGTACGCCTACGTCCTAGACTTTCTTCCCCATGGGCGCCCCGGAGTTCGGATAACTGGGAGAGCTGGTTACAGAGCTGGTGCCCTAGTTCAGCTTGTGGGCGAGGAGTTTTTCACGCTTTTAGAGGCGCTCGTTAAGGAAGGCGTGACTTTAAAGCCTCATGACCGTGTTTATGTTGGCAAGGAGGCCCGTGAGGAGATAACCTACATTATTGGGCGGATAGGCTATGACGAATTGACTTCTGCCGCAAAGATGGAGCTCCCAGCGGTTGTTAGCCGCATAGTCCTCAACCGAGAAAAATGGTTTGTCAATTTCTTTAATACAGCTCAAGCCATAACCCCTCGAATGCACGCATTAGAGCTTATCCCCGGTATAGGCAAGAAATACATGTGGCAAGTTATAAACGAACGGGAAAAGAAGCCCTTTGAAAGTTTTGAGGATTTGCAGAAGCGAACAGAAATCCCCAACCCCGTTAAGCTCCTCACAAAAAGGATTTTAGAGGAATTGGCTGGCGAAAGCAAGTATAGGCTTTTCACGAGAGCCCGTTGA
- a CDS encoding signal recognition particle protein Srp54, whose translation MALERLGASLHEALRKLFRAAVVDEAAVKELVRDVQRALLQADVNVQLVLDISKRIEERALKEKVPPGISRREHVIKVVYEELTRFLGEKPVPLKVEPGKRKVLMLVGIQGSGKTTAAAKLARYFQKRGLKPALICADTYRPGAFDQLQQLANRINVPIYGDPKSKDPVKIALEGLKQFSDKDIVIVDTAGRHKEERELIKEMKMLEEKIKPDEVMLVIDGTIGQQALVQAKAFNEATSIGSILVTKLDGSARGGGALSAVVATGAPIKFISTGEKVEDIEPFVPSRFVGRLLGMGDLETLIEKVREAEIKVPERKAKAILSGKFTLTDMYEQFEAMKGMGPFRKLLKMLPGMSYDIPEEMLDMAEDKLEKWRVIIQSMTPAERENPKIFNASRIRRVARGSGTSEKDVKELLKQYVLMRKMLKTLRRKKRLPFFGKGLPIDVG comes from the coding sequence ATGGCTTTAGAAAGGCTTGGCGCCTCGCTTCATGAAGCTTTAAGGAAGCTTTTCAGAGCCGCTGTTGTCGACGAGGCTGCTGTAAAAGAGCTTGTGAGGGATGTGCAGCGGGCACTGCTGCAGGCGGACGTGAACGTTCAGCTAGTCTTAGATATTTCTAAGCGCATAGAGGAGAGAGCCCTCAAAGAGAAGGTTCCACCCGGAATTTCACGCCGCGAGCACGTAATTAAAGTTGTTTATGAAGAGTTAACACGCTTTCTAGGAGAAAAGCCTGTTCCGCTGAAGGTTGAGCCTGGCAAAAGGAAGGTTTTGATGCTTGTTGGCATTCAAGGTTCTGGAAAAACCACTGCTGCAGCCAAGCTTGCAAGATACTTTCAGAAGAGAGGTTTAAAACCAGCCTTAATATGTGCCGACACCTACCGCCCGGGCGCCTTCGACCAGCTTCAGCAACTTGCCAACAGAATAAATGTGCCAATTTACGGCGATCCAAAATCTAAGGACCCTGTTAAAATAGCGCTTGAGGGGTTGAAGCAGTTTAGTGACAAGGACATAGTTATAGTTGACACGGCTGGACGCCACAAGGAGGAACGTGAGCTTATTAAAGAGATGAAAATGCTTGAGGAGAAAATTAAGCCGGACGAGGTTATGCTTGTCATTGACGGAACTATTGGTCAGCAAGCCCTTGTGCAAGCAAAAGCCTTCAACGAGGCAACGTCCATAGGCTCCATACTTGTGACAAAACTTGACGGTTCAGCTAGGGGTGGGGGCGCCTTGTCCGCTGTTGTGGCCACCGGCGCGCCGATAAAGTTCATAAGTACCGGCGAAAAGGTTGAGGACATTGAGCCTTTTGTTCCATCCAGATTTGTGGGTAGACTCCTAGGCATGGGTGACTTGGAAACCCTCATCGAAAAGGTTCGTGAAGCCGAAATCAAGGTTCCGGAGAGGAAGGCCAAGGCAATTTTAAGCGGCAAATTCACTTTGACGGACATGTATGAACAGTTTGAAGCCATGAAAGGCATGGGGCCCTTCCGTAAACTCTTGAAGATGCTTCCAGGCATGTCCTACGATATACCAGAAGAAATGCTTGACATGGCTGAGGACAAACTGGAAAAGTGGCGTGTCATAATCCAGTCAATGACTCCGGCGGAGCGGGAAAACCCCAAAATCTTTAACGCTTCGAGGATTAGACGTGTGGCGCGGGGCTCCGGAACAAGCGAGAAGGATGTGAAGGAACTTTTGAAACAGTATGTTCTCATGCGGAAAATGTTGAAAACATTAAGAAGGAAGAAGAGGCTTCCCTTCTTTGGAAAGGGACTGCCCATTGACGTAGGCTAA
- a CDS encoding tRNA pseudouridine(54/55) synthase Pus10, giving the protein MGILEKALQMLEKHPLCDHCLGRQFAFLGHGMENDERGKAIKNVLLMEAQALARTKKDEGVKILKVLATNGFCKKALETLSKMGRRISEKKVAETCFLCENRFGIVDDLAKKAVEKLREYEYSNFLVGIELPVEVEEREDEFKARFDVEYGENIRLEFGRTLGKKIASYSQKPVEHRKPDIVVLINPMTSKIKVQVNPLYIAGRYKKLVRGIPQSKWFCTNCRGKGCEKCNWTGKRYPESVEELISEPILKATGGAKTSFHASGREDVDARMLGKGRPFVIEIAQPKRRFLDLKQIEDAVNTHAKGKVEVSELRLVDKDFVRKLKKAESAQKEYRVIVEFEREVTDVDLRLLEEKLSGTIVRQRTPLRVLHRRADLTREKYIYEVKAKKLSSNRAELKVRCQGGLYVKELVTGDEGRTTPSVSEILRCKAKPIKLDVLKVIVREG; this is encoded by the coding sequence ATGGGCATATTGGAAAAAGCCCTCCAAATGCTGGAAAAACACCCCCTGTGCGACCACTGTTTAGGTAGGCAATTCGCCTTTCTAGGGCATGGAATGGAAAACGACGAAAGGGGAAAAGCCATAAAAAACGTCTTATTAATGGAGGCCCAAGCCCTCGCTCGCACAAAAAAGGATGAAGGGGTAAAAATCCTTAAAGTTCTTGCAACAAACGGTTTCTGCAAAAAGGCGCTGGAAACTCTCAGTAAAATGGGAAGGCGCATTTCCGAGAAAAAAGTGGCGGAGACTTGTTTTCTATGTGAAAACCGCTTCGGAATTGTTGATGATTTGGCAAAAAAGGCTGTTGAGAAGTTGAGGGAATACGAGTATAGCAACTTTTTGGTCGGCATAGAACTCCCCGTTGAAGTTGAGGAACGCGAGGACGAGTTTAAGGCTCGATTTGATGTGGAGTATGGTGAAAATATTAGGCTGGAATTTGGTAGAACTTTAGGCAAAAAGATCGCCTCATACAGCCAAAAACCTGTAGAACACCGAAAACCAGACATTGTTGTGCTCATAAACCCCATGACCAGCAAAATAAAGGTTCAAGTTAACCCCCTCTACATTGCCGGGCGTTACAAGAAACTTGTTAGGGGTATACCCCAGTCCAAATGGTTCTGCACCAACTGCCGCGGGAAAGGGTGCGAAAAATGCAACTGGACTGGGAAAAGGTATCCAGAATCCGTTGAGGAGCTGATAAGCGAGCCCATTTTGAAGGCTACGGGCGGCGCTAAAACGTCATTTCATGCTTCTGGGCGGGAGGATGTGGACGCCCGCATGCTTGGAAAGGGCAGACCCTTCGTCATAGAGATAGCACAGCCTAAAAGGCGTTTCCTAGACCTTAAACAGATCGAAGACGCCGTGAACACTCACGCAAAAGGTAAGGTTGAAGTTTCAGAACTCCGACTTGTTGACAAAGACTTTGTGCGAAAACTGAAAAAGGCGGAGTCGGCGCAAAAAGAGTACCGCGTCATCGTGGAATTTGAAAGAGAAGTCACAGACGTGGATTTAAGACTGTTGGAGGAAAAGCTTAGCGGCACGATTGTTAGGCAGAGGACGCCACTACGTGTTTTGCATAGGAGGGCGGATTTAACGCGGGAAAAGTACATATATGAGGTTAAGGCTAAGAAATTGTCATCGAATAGGGCTGAACTGAAGGTTAGATGTCAAGGAGGATTATATGTAAAAGAGCTGGTGACGGGCGATGAGGGAAGAACAACCCCAAGCGTTTCAGAGATTCTCAGATGCAAAGCGAAGCCTATAAAACTTGATGTTTTAAAGGTAATTGTGAGGGAAGGTTGA